CCCCGGCTTCAAGGACATCCCCGACCCCGCCAATATCGGCTTCCCCATCGCGGAGGTCACGCGCGAAGGTGGCCTGGTCATCACCAAGGCGGCCGAGACCGGCGGCCTCGTGGATCTCCGCACGGTGAAGGAGCAGCTCCTCTACGAGCTGCACGACCCCGCGCACTACATCACGCCCGACGTGGTGCTGGACATCACCGGCTGCACGGCCGAGCAGGTGGGGAAGGACCGCGTCGCGGTGCACGGCCTGCGCGGCCATCCGCGGCCCGACACACTCAAGGTGACGGCGAGCTTCGAGGGCAGCTGGCTGGGCGAGGGCGAGGTCTCCGTCGCCGGGCCCAATGCGCTGGCGCGCGCCCGTGCCACTGCCGATGTCCTGCTGGAGCGGATGAGGATCCGCGGCCTGGAGGTGCGCGCGCGGGTGGACCTGATCGGCGTGGCCAGCGTGCATGACAGTGATGATGGCGCGCTCTGGCGCGGCTATGACGGGCCGGAGCCGCCGGAAATCCGCATCCGCCTCGCCGTCGAGGCGCGCACGCGCGACGATGCCGACCAGGCCTCGCGCGAGGTTCTGGCATTGCTCTGCTGCGGCACGGCGGGCACGGGCGGGGCGCGCTGGCGCGTCACGCCGCGCATCCTGACCCGCAGCCACCTGGTGCTGCGCGAGCGCGTGCCGGTCACGGTTTCGGTGCGCACGGCGCGGGAGATCCTGGCGTGATCGAAGTTCCTCTGCATCAGGTCGCGCACAGCCGCGCGGGCGACAAGGGCAACCGGCTCAACATGTCGCTCATTCCCTACCGGGCGGAGCTCTACCCGATCCTCGCCGAGCAGGTGACGGCGGAGCGCGTGCTGGCGCTGTTCCGCCATCGCGGCGCCACCGGGTGCGTGCGGCATGACCTGCCGCGGCTGCACGCCTTCAACTTCGTGGTGGATGAGGTGCTGGAGGGTGGCGTGAATGGAAGCCTGAACCTCGACGGCCATGGCAAGACCAACTCCTTCCGGCTGCTCGGCCTGACCGTGCGGGTGCCGGAGGCGCTGCTGGCCCGTTAACCCGGCGCTAAGGCGCGGCGGTCACTCTCGCCCTGCCGGCAAAAGGGCCGGCACGACGAGGGGCATCATGCGACCAGAACGGCTCGAGGCGCTGCGTTTCGCGGGCTATGCGCCCCGCACCCTGCTCGATGTGGGGGCCCATCTCGGGCATTTCACGGCGGGCCTCCGGCAGGTCTTCCCCGATTGTGTGCCGACGCTGGTGGAGCCCAACCCGCATTGCCTGCCTGCCCTGGCGGCGACCGGGCATGAGGTGCTGGGCTTCGCCGCCAGCCACGAGAATGGCGAGGCGGAGCTCTTCCTCACGCGGGAATGGCTGCAATCCACCGGCACTTCGCTCTACCGCGAGAACACGCATTTCTTCCGCGACGAAGTGCTGGTGCGCACGCCCGTGCCCAGGCGCCGGCTGGATGACGTGCTGGCCGGCCGCCGCTTCGACCTGGTGAAGATCGACACGCAGGGCGCCGAGCTCGACGTGCTGCTCGGTGGGCAGCAGGTGCTGCGCCAGGCGGACTACATCCTCATCGAGGTCTCGCTGGTGGAATACAACCAGGGCGGCGCGCGCGCGGAGGAGGTCTTCGCGGCGCTGGGCGCGCTCGGCTTCCGCAGTGCGGAGGTGGCGGAGTTCCATCGCCTGCGCGGCGTGCGGGACGGCGCGCTGCTGCAGCTCGACTTCCTGTTCGAGCGCGAGGTGCCGCGCCCCTCCCAGGC
This region of Sediminicoccus rosea genomic DNA includes:
- a CDS encoding acyclic terpene utilization AtuA family protein, translated to MDRFLVGNGAGFSGDRVDAPLPVLRTLIASGLPAAMFFETLGERTVALAHLEKRRDREAGYEPMLERLLEPILALAKRHGIPLLGNWGAANPPAAARAVAKLALAQGMPDLRIALVEGDDVTGLVAGGQLPVHEADAGLDMGAWNLIAANAYIGAEPLVEALAQGADVVVAGRTSDPALAIAPLAHHFGWRADDWEKLALGAAAGHLLECGSQVTGGVFWDPGFKDIPDPANIGFPIAEVTREGGLVITKAAETGGLVDLRTVKEQLLYELHDPAHYITPDVVLDITGCTAEQVGKDRVAVHGLRGHPRPDTLKVTASFEGSWLGEGEVSVAGPNALARARATADVLLERMRIRGLEVRARVDLIGVASVHDSDDGALWRGYDGPEPPEIRIRLAVEARTRDDADQASREVLALLCCGTAGTGGARWRVTPRILTRSHLVLRERVPVTVSVRTAREILA
- a CDS encoding AtuA-related protein — translated: MIEVPLHQVAHSRAGDKGNRLNMSLIPYRAELYPILAEQVTAERVLALFRHRGATGCVRHDLPRLHAFNFVVDEVLEGGVNGSLNLDGHGKTNSFRLLGLTVRVPEALLAR
- a CDS encoding FkbM family methyltransferase, giving the protein MRPERLEALRFAGYAPRTLLDVGAHLGHFTAGLRQVFPDCVPTLVEPNPHCLPALAATGHEVLGFAASHENGEAELFLTREWLQSTGTSLYRENTHFFRDEVLVRTPVPRRRLDDVLAGRRFDLVKIDTQGAELDVLLGGQQVLRQADYILIEVSLVEYNQGGARAEEVFAALGALGFRSAEVAEFHRLRGVRDGALLQLDFLFEREVPRPSQALRGPVAGLETWLQERRSRCADFAVLAVREAGTEAELGFGAAATALAIAGDPARGRDWQALLRLAAQRGRVPYAVARLPASRMADAALLLDMLPRVAAAGLVEVAAGQPWHWEEVEGQIRLAPGSRAMPPVLQWRGAIAFEALVARKAA